In Cryptomeria japonica chromosome 10, Sugi_1.0, whole genome shotgun sequence, a genomic segment contains:
- the LOC131047359 gene encoding uncharacterized protein LOC131047359, giving the protein MFLAKKTLTNLVAAAPMNTRVCCKLTVMHPFHFGSVFSTPVNENAHLQSLFGDFASTKFNMSAADITQILVTFPGLGRLKTLENVKQFIHMLNKRGCTEVQIAKIIRLQPSLILTNAERVLEPKIKLLEDIGIQGQNLVKILTTNPRILTTSRENDLIPKMEFLKNVFQSQDLLVRSLVRVPLILRNNLEETLKPSVALWQRWGFRGVELTKFLGMRPQVLFYTSLKPAQIDLIDNICPDKTRKMYKYIVSIVAVSRLETLQAKIDNLKLCGGTSSEEIWQLIRAVPQVLHCSEENVSEKMNFLVNNMELPANYVVKHAWLLCLSLERKLRPRFLVFQKIKSINELDLSLLTVLKMPEAMFVNKFIKSHRESETLWTIYKNAISNASSGIKKSSP; this is encoded by the coding sequence ATGTTTCTTGCTAAGAAAACCCTAACCAATCTTGTCGCAGCAGCTCCCATGAACACAAGGGTATGCTGCAAACTGACTGTTATGCACCCATTTCATTTTGGCAGTGTGTTCTCAACTCCTGTCAATGAAAATGCTCATTTGCAGAGCCTCTTTGGTGATTTTGCCTCCACCAAATTCAACATGTCTGCGGCCGACATCACTCAAATATTAGTAACCTTCCCCGGATTGGGAAGGCTAAAAACCCTCGAGAATGTGAAGCAGTTTATTCATATGTTGAACAAACGCGGCTGCACTGAAGTCCAAATTGCCAAGATAATTAGGCTTCAGCCCTCACTTATACTTACAAATGCTGAAAGAGTATTGGAACCTAAGATCAAATTGCTGGAAGATATTGGCATTCAGGGTCAAAATCTGGTTAAAATTTTGACGACCAATCCCCGCATCTTGACCACCAGCCGCGAGAACGACCTTATTCCCAAGATGGAGTTTCTCAAAAACGTATTTCAGTCGCAGGATCTGCTCGTCAGATCCCTGGTAAGAGTGCCCTTAATTCTGAGAAATAATCTGGAGGAAACTCTAAAGCCCTCAGTTGCTCTTTGGCAGAGATGGGGTTTTCGCGGGGTGGAGCTCACCAAATTCTTAGGGATGCGGCCGCAAGTTTTGTTTTACACTTCTTTAAAGCCTGCACAAATTGATCTCATTGACAATATTTGCCCTGACAAAACGAGAAAAATGTACAAATATATTGTAAGTATAGTGGCTGTTAGCCGACTTGAAACGTTACAGGCCAAGATAGATAATCTGAAACTGTGTGGGGGGACCTCGTCTGAAGAAATTTGGCAACTAATTAGAGCTGTCCCTCAAGTGTTACATTGCTCCGAGGAAAATGTTAGTGAAAAGATGAACTTTCTAGTTAATAACATGGAACTCCCTGCTAATTATGTAGTGAAGCACGCGTGGTTGTTGTGTTTAAGTCTGGAAAGGAAATTGAGGCCCAGGTTTCTAGTTTTTCAGAAAATAAAATCCATCAACGAGCTCGACCTCTCTCTTTTAACTGTGTTGAAGATGCCAGAGGCAATGTTCGTTAACAAGTTCATTAAAAGCCATCGTGAATCTGAAACACTGTGGACAATTTATAAAAATGCCATCTCTAATGCCTCCAGCGGCATAAAAAAGAGCTCACCTTAA
- the LOC131859172 gene encoding uncharacterized protein LOC131859172, producing the protein MVAWLIWKECNRRVFREEELEVSILIKRVQATIEENVNAKIYGQSYRLYTKWDMEMEHVWNLKQSSLHRLKDKSIGRKNVKWSQLPPGWKKLNFDGVSSGNLGLSGFGVVVRDEEGSFVGAICGPLGIGSNNVVEITTSEEGLK; encoded by the coding sequence ATGGTCGCATGGCTGATTTGGAAAGAATGTAATAGGAGAGTTTTCAGGGAGGAAGAACTGGAGGTTTCAATACTCATTAAGAGAGTCCAGGCGACAATTGAAGAAAATGTAAATGCCAAGATATATGGACAAAGCTACAGATTATACACCAAGTGGGATATGGAAATGGAACATGTATGGAATTTGAAACAGTCAAGTCTCCATAGATTGAAGGATAAATCGATTGGAAGGAAGAATGTCAAATGGAGTCAGCTGCCTCCTGGTTGGAaaaagctaaattttgatggtgttAGCAGTGGCAATCTGGGTTTGTCAGGTTTTGGGGTTGTGGTCAGAGATGAGGAAGGTAGTTTTGTAGGGGCTATATGTGGGCCTTTAGGAATTGGTTCCAATAACGTGGTGGAAATCACCACGTCAGAGGAGGGGCTTAAATGA